A single genomic interval of Amycolatopsis albispora harbors:
- a CDS encoding DEAD/DEAH box helicase: protein MSTQPAPSTQRLDDRVPAVPEPDALFEAFAGWAADRGLQLYPAQEEALIEVVSGANVILSTPTGSGKSMVAVGAHFTAMAHGRRSYYTAPIKALVSEKFFQLIEIFGPANVGMMTGDSSVNADAPIICCTAEILANIALRFGAEADVGQVVADEFHFYSEPDRGWAWQVPLLELPKAQFVLMSATLGDVSFFEKDLTRRTGRDTAVVTSAQRPVPLTYRYALTPMHETMSELLNGGQAPVYVVHFSQAAAIERAQTLMSINVCTKAEKEAIADLIGDFRFSAGFGKTLSRLVRHGIGVHHAGMLPKYRRLVEQLAQAGLLKVICGTDTLGVGINVPIRTVVFSALTKYDGVRQRHLKAREFHQIAGRAGRAGYDTDGYVVVEAPDHVIENAKALEKAGDDPKKKRKITRKKAPEGFVNWTESTFERLVSAEPEPLTSSFRVSHSMLLNVISRPGNAFDSMRHLLEDNHEDRPSQRKHILRAIAIYRALLAAGVVERLPEPDEQGRIVRLTVDLQFDFALNQPLSPLALAAIDLLDPESPSYALDVVSIVESIVDDPRPVLSQQQFKARGEAVQAMKAEGIEYDERMELLEEVSYPKPLAELLEVAYRSYRQGHPWVDDYQLSPKSVVRDMYERAMNFVEYIGFYQLARSEGLVLRYLADAYDTLRHTVPDEAKTEPLQDLIEWLGELVRQVDSSLLDEWEALRHPDAEDPHAPPALPEGPPPVTRNERAFRVLVRNQLFRRVELAARRAYSALGELDSASGWDAEEWEDAMEAYFDEHDDLGTGPDARGPALLIIEKEPEVWKVRQIFDDPAGDHDWGISAEIDLAASDEAGAAVVHVTAVDRL from the coding sequence CGCCGACCGCGGCCTGCAGCTCTACCCGGCGCAGGAAGAAGCGCTGATCGAGGTTGTCTCCGGCGCCAACGTGATTCTGTCCACGCCGACCGGATCCGGCAAGAGCATGGTGGCCGTCGGCGCGCATTTCACCGCCATGGCGCACGGCAGGCGCAGTTACTACACCGCCCCGATCAAGGCGCTGGTCTCGGAGAAGTTCTTCCAGCTCATCGAGATCTTCGGGCCGGCCAACGTGGGCATGATGACCGGCGACTCCAGCGTCAACGCGGATGCCCCGATCATCTGCTGCACGGCCGAAATCCTGGCGAACATCGCGTTGCGCTTCGGTGCCGAGGCCGACGTCGGCCAGGTGGTGGCCGACGAGTTCCACTTCTACAGCGAGCCCGACCGCGGCTGGGCCTGGCAGGTCCCGCTGCTGGAGCTGCCGAAGGCGCAGTTCGTGCTGATGTCGGCCACCCTCGGCGACGTCTCCTTCTTCGAGAAGGACCTGACCCGGCGCACCGGGCGCGACACCGCGGTGGTCACCTCGGCGCAGCGGCCGGTGCCGCTGACCTACCGGTACGCGCTCACCCCGATGCACGAGACCATGTCCGAGCTGCTCAACGGCGGCCAGGCCCCGGTGTACGTGGTGCACTTCTCGCAGGCGGCGGCGATCGAGCGCGCGCAGACCCTGATGAGCATCAACGTGTGCACCAAGGCGGAGAAGGAGGCCATCGCCGACCTGATCGGCGACTTCCGGTTCTCCGCCGGCTTCGGCAAGACCCTGTCGCGGCTGGTGCGCCACGGCATCGGCGTGCACCACGCGGGCATGCTGCCGAAATACCGCCGCCTGGTCGAGCAACTGGCCCAGGCCGGGCTGCTCAAGGTGATCTGCGGGACCGACACCCTCGGCGTCGGCATCAACGTGCCGATCCGCACGGTGGTGTTCTCCGCGCTGACCAAGTACGACGGTGTGCGGCAGCGGCACCTCAAGGCCCGCGAGTTCCACCAGATCGCCGGTCGCGCGGGCCGGGCGGGCTACGACACCGACGGCTACGTGGTGGTCGAGGCGCCGGATCACGTGATCGAGAACGCCAAGGCGCTGGAGAAGGCCGGTGACGACCCGAAGAAGAAGCGGAAGATCACCCGCAAGAAGGCGCCAGAGGGGTTCGTGAACTGGACCGAGAGCACCTTCGAGCGGCTGGTCTCCGCCGAGCCGGAGCCGCTCACCTCCAGCTTCCGGGTCAGCCACTCGATGCTGCTGAACGTGATCTCCCGGCCGGGCAACGCCTTCGACTCCATGCGGCACCTGCTGGAGGACAACCACGAGGACCGGCCGTCGCAGCGCAAGCACATCCTGCGGGCGATCGCGATCTACCGCGCGCTGCTCGCCGCGGGTGTGGTGGAGCGGCTGCCGGAGCCGGACGAGCAGGGCCGGATCGTCCGGCTGACCGTGGACCTGCAGTTCGACTTCGCGCTGAACCAGCCGCTTTCCCCGCTGGCGCTGGCCGCGATCGACCTGCTCGACCCGGAGTCGCCCAGTTACGCGCTGGACGTCGTGTCCATTGTGGAATCCATTGTGGACGACCCGAGGCCGGTGCTGTCGCAGCAGCAGTTCAAGGCACGCGGTGAGGCCGTGCAGGCGATGAAGGCCGAGGGCATCGAGTACGACGAGCGGATGGAGCTGCTGGAGGAGGTCAGCTACCCGAAGCCGCTGGCGGAACTGCTCGAGGTCGCCTACCGCAGCTACCGCCAGGGCCACCCGTGGGTGGACGACTACCAGCTCTCGCCGAAGTCCGTGGTGCGCGACATGTACGAGCGCGCGATGAACTTCGTGGAGTACATCGGTTTCTACCAGCTGGCGCGGTCGGAGGGCCTGGTGCTGCGGTATCTTGCCGACGCCTACGACACGCTGCGGCACACCGTGCCCGACGAGGCCAAGACCGAGCCGCTGCAGGACCTCATCGAGTGGCTGGGCGAGCTGGTGCGCCAGGTCGACTCCAGCCTGCTGGACGAATGGGAGGCCCTGCGGCACCCCGACGCCGAGGACCCGCACGCGCCGCCCGCCCTGCCGGAGGGCCCGCCGCCGGTCACCCGCAACGAGCGCGCTTTCCGCGTGCTGGTGCGGAACCAGCTCTTCCGGCGGGTAGAACTGGCCGCTCGGCGGGCGTATTCGGCGCTCGGCGAGCTGGATTCCGCGTCCGGCTGGGACGCCGAGGAGTGGGAGGACGCGATGGAGGCATACTTCGACGAGCACGACGACCTCGGCACCGGTCCCGACGCCCGTGGCCCGGCGCTGCTGATCATCGAGAAGGAGCCCGAGGTCTGGAAGGTCCGCCAGATCTTCGACGACCCCGCCGGCGACCACGACTGGGGGATCAGCGCCGAAATCGACCTGGCGGCCTCCGACGAGGCGGGCGCCGCGGTGGTGCACGTCACCGCGGTCGACCGCCTCTGA
- a CDS encoding esterase/lipase family protein, whose protein sequence is MKTVGYYAGDSNCDVTVAKASTGTRIKHVAAELANRIYRDHTSKGESVEIVGHSMGGLVTRVALLGSAQGWEGFPKGKLKVSDVVTLATPHQGITDPDKYHSTQWDSMKPGSTFMDVLHAPENRLTESWAKGTDWSFAGSDEDGTVGYESAIDKGYHADHKYRYRPDADYDISHTNIRKLAPGKEKFNLRYWHSSEGKEHDTTNGWAPLETAYNALSRNGDW, encoded by the coding sequence CTGAAGACCGTCGGCTACTACGCGGGTGACAGCAACTGCGACGTCACCGTCGCCAAGGCGAGCACGGGCACGCGCATCAAGCACGTCGCCGCCGAGCTGGCCAACCGCATCTACCGCGACCACACCAGCAAGGGCGAATCCGTCGAAATCGTCGGCCATTCGATGGGCGGCCTGGTCACGCGCGTCGCGCTGCTCGGCTCGGCGCAGGGCTGGGAAGGCTTCCCCAAGGGCAAGCTCAAGGTCAGCGACGTGGTCACGCTGGCCACCCCGCACCAGGGCATCACCGATCCGGACAAGTACCACAGCACGCAGTGGGACTCGATGAAACCCGGCTCCACCTTCATGGACGTGCTGCACGCACCGGAGAACCGCCTCACCGAAAGCTGGGCCAAGGGCACCGACTGGAGCTTCGCCGGGTCCGATGAGGACGGTACGGTCGGCTACGAATCGGCCATCGACAAGGGCTACCACGCCGACCACAAGTACCGGTACCGCCCGGACGCCGACTACGACATCTCGCACACGAACATCCGGAAACTGGCTCCTGGCAAGGAGAAGTTCAACCTCCGCTACTGGCATTCCAGCGAGGGCAAGGAACACGACACCACCAACGGCTGGGCACCGCTGGAGACCGCCTACAACGCGCTGAGCCGCAACGGGGACTGGTAA